The Gemmatimonadaceae bacterium genome contains a region encoding:
- a CDS encoding RHS repeat-associated core domain-containing protein translates to GTPDVTYTYRPSGAVASRLFSGGPTVPLTYTIREQLAKIGDPATTTYPFSAAYSYNANRAISSADVYAAGTPATNKRYKYDFPTYDALNRLKSADYSSWNGTAWASTLAHDLAGITYDNSGNLTALQRYRETGTLIDNLTYTIAGTSNRLTSLADAVGVTAETWDAEAGSFTYDANGNQLTAPAPYSLTASTYDYQNLPLSFTRSGTTTTYRYNDVGQRLAKQVGAGNTEVYLLEDRVPLGVYTVNGAGAVVSSYVNLLADTRVVGRQPSAGSRSYYHTDLLGSTRAVVQGVTVTESYDYDPWGVLMPGRTLGSGTKEQFTTKERDAETGLDYFGARLYASAIARWTSVDPAVAADSLPQWSTFTYVKNNPVIYFDPQGLRIVFAGERANELRAAWNYAKAVLRSAAR, encoded by the coding sequence GGGGACGCCGGACGTGACGTACACCTACCGGCCGAGCGGCGCGGTCGCGAGCCGGCTGTTCAGCGGCGGCCCGACCGTCCCGCTCACGTACACGATCCGCGAGCAGCTCGCGAAGATCGGCGACCCGGCAACGACGACGTATCCGTTCTCGGCGGCCTACAGTTACAACGCGAACCGCGCGATCAGCAGCGCCGACGTCTACGCGGCGGGGACGCCGGCGACCAACAAGCGCTACAAGTACGACTTCCCCACGTACGACGCGCTCAACCGCCTCAAGAGCGCCGACTACTCGAGCTGGAATGGCACCGCCTGGGCGAGCACGCTGGCCCATGACCTCGCGGGGATCACCTACGACAACAGCGGCAACCTGACCGCGCTCCAGCGCTACCGGGAGACCGGGACGCTGATCGACAACCTCACGTACACGATCGCCGGCACCAGCAACCGCCTGACGAGTCTCGCCGATGCCGTCGGCGTGACGGCGGAGACCTGGGACGCCGAAGCCGGGAGCTTCACCTACGACGCCAACGGGAACCAGCTCACCGCGCCGGCGCCCTACAGCCTCACGGCGAGCACGTACGACTACCAGAATCTCCCGCTGAGCTTCACGCGGAGCGGGACGACCACGACGTACCGGTACAACGACGTCGGGCAGCGGCTCGCCAAACAGGTGGGGGCCGGGAATACCGAGGTCTACTTGCTGGAGGATCGGGTCCCGTTAGGCGTGTACACGGTGAACGGCGCGGGGGCGGTGGTCAGTTCGTACGTCAACCTGCTGGCCGACACGCGCGTCGTGGGGCGGCAGCCGAGTGCGGGGAGCCGGAGCTACTACCACACGGACCTGCTGGGCAGCACGCGCGCGGTGGTGCAAGGCGTGACGGTGACCGAGAGCTACGACTACGACCCGTGGGGCGTGCTCATGCCCGGGCGGACGCTGGGGAGCGGGACCAAGGAGCAGTTCACGACGAAGGAGCGGGATGCGGAGACGGGGCTCGACTACTTCGGGGCGCGGCTCTATGCCTCGGCGATCGCCAGGTGGACCTCGGTGGATCCGGCGGTGGCGGCCGATAGCTTGCCACAATGGAGCACATTCACGTATGTGAAGAACAACCCTGTAATCTACTTTGATCCGCAGGGGTTGAGAATCGTCTTTGCGGGCGAACGAGCTAACGAACTTCGCGCGGCTTGGAACTATGCCAAAGCCGTACTCAGGTCGGCAGCTCGTTAA
- a CDS encoding GAF domain-containing protein, with amino-acid sequence MTASTRTPALGLAVLFVVFLAAHQVGLRVSTPFSPLSPVWPPAGVALGAYLLLPRRSWPWALGVLVAAVAASNALSGVRMWVGFAYLGASLVELAAALWIVGRIAGPAINFHRARDTFALLLAASVGSGAGGVIAAWIAAVASGAPVPLSFGIWWAAHLLGMVLLTPLVVAWTRAPIPLAKVPVARLVEGGAFLVFWSWAAFHVFRGDLTLGWIRPHPYMLASLLTWAAFRLGIRGVTAAMTTVAVVAFGVVLEGSEHFPLGDGSLAAHLLMVQVFLVIVGVTGLLLASALAEGQSASDHAQDTTDHLRRANRALRTIWSCHDVLVRATSERELLQEVCRVIVEQGGFTLAWVGNPEHDEEQHVRPVAYSGYQEGYLESLDIRWGDSELGRGPTGTAIRTKRPVIVHDILTDPTMGPWRADAMKHGYRAFACLPLVYDDAVLGTLSVYAPDGDAFDDEEMRLLGELAEELAFGLTTIRVRAQRALAERALAASEERFRQLAENIREIFWMLDARTGQTIYLSPSVERILGVSAEALLANQQLSQSLVHPDDRERVAEGLARVAAGGEFDEQYRNLLPDGTVRWLHARAFPVRDDSGAVARVVGVSDDITERRRIEEQLRQVQKLEAIGQLAGGIAHDFNNILGAILIQTGMAQSLPGLSAEAREIMADVESSAQRAANLTRQLLLFSRKQVMQPREVELNDLVATLARMLRRVVPEDVQLQLKMHPRSLPVVGDPGMLEQVVMNLTVNARDAMPTGGLLVIETYARDLTADEVRAFPGVAPGRFHGVSVRDTGTGIAPEARPHIFDPFFTTKAVGKGTGLGLATAFGIVQQHRGVIFVHSTVGVGSTFEILIPAAASARAAPDVSAPLPAASPRGEATILLVEDDDSLRNVLRRVLEEQGYRVHTARSGVEALRAWPSYVPTPDLLFTDMVMPDGVGGCELAKQLQERHPALRVIYSSGYDPDVGSHRTLLEPGVNFLQKPATPRAIAEIVARMLARKSDVVTD; translated from the coding sequence GTGACCGCGTCGACGCGCACGCCTGCCCTTGGCCTGGCGGTGCTCTTCGTCGTCTTCCTCGCCGCGCACCAGGTGGGGCTGCGCGTCAGCACGCCCTTCTCACCGCTTTCTCCCGTTTGGCCACCGGCTGGCGTCGCGCTGGGAGCGTACCTCCTGCTGCCGCGCCGGTCATGGCCCTGGGCGCTCGGCGTCCTGGTGGCCGCCGTTGCCGCCTCCAATGCACTCTCGGGCGTGCGCATGTGGGTGGGGTTCGCCTATTTGGGGGCGAGCCTCGTCGAGCTGGCCGCGGCGCTGTGGATCGTTGGACGGATCGCCGGTCCGGCCATCAACTTTCACCGGGCGCGCGATACCTTCGCACTCCTGCTCGCCGCGAGCGTGGGGAGCGGCGCCGGCGGCGTGATCGCCGCGTGGATCGCCGCCGTCGCGTCGGGGGCGCCGGTTCCGCTGAGCTTCGGCATCTGGTGGGCCGCTCACCTGCTGGGGATGGTCCTGCTGACGCCGCTCGTGGTGGCGTGGACACGCGCACCCATCCCGCTCGCCAAGGTACCGGTCGCGCGCCTCGTGGAAGGGGGCGCCTTTCTCGTTTTCTGGAGTTGGGCTGCGTTTCACGTCTTTCGGGGCGACCTGACGCTGGGGTGGATTCGGCCGCATCCCTACATGCTGGCCTCGCTGCTGACATGGGCCGCCTTCCGTCTCGGCATACGCGGCGTGACCGCGGCGATGACCACGGTGGCGGTGGTCGCCTTTGGCGTGGTGCTGGAGGGGAGTGAGCACTTCCCGCTGGGCGACGGATCGCTGGCCGCGCACCTGCTGATGGTGCAGGTCTTCCTCGTGATCGTCGGCGTCACTGGGCTCCTTCTGGCGTCGGCGCTGGCCGAGGGGCAGTCGGCGAGCGACCACGCGCAGGACACGACCGATCACCTGCGCCGGGCAAACCGCGCGCTGCGCACGATCTGGTCGTGTCACGACGTGCTGGTGCGCGCCACCAGCGAGCGCGAGCTGCTGCAGGAGGTGTGTCGCGTCATTGTCGAGCAGGGAGGCTTCACGCTGGCGTGGGTGGGGAACCCGGAGCATGACGAGGAGCAGCACGTGCGACCGGTGGCATACAGCGGCTACCAGGAAGGCTACCTCGAGTCGCTGGATATCCGATGGGGCGACAGCGAGCTTGGGCGCGGCCCCACCGGGACGGCCATCCGCACTAAGCGCCCGGTGATTGTCCACGACATCCTCACCGACCCCACCATGGGGCCATGGCGCGCCGACGCGATGAAGCACGGCTACCGCGCGTTTGCCTGCCTCCCGCTCGTGTATGACGACGCGGTGCTGGGGACGCTCTCGGTCTACGCGCCGGACGGCGATGCCTTCGATGACGAGGAGATGCGCCTCCTGGGCGAGCTGGCTGAGGAACTCGCCTTCGGACTGACGACGATCCGTGTGCGGGCGCAGCGGGCACTGGCCGAACGCGCGCTCGCCGCCAGCGAGGAGCGCTTCCGGCAGTTAGCGGAGAACATCCGGGAGATCTTCTGGATGCTCGATGCCCGCACGGGCCAGACGATCTACCTCTCCCCGAGCGTGGAGCGCATCCTGGGCGTGAGCGCCGAGGCGCTGCTCGCCAACCAGCAACTGTCGCAGTCGCTGGTCCATCCGGACGACCGCGAGCGCGTGGCGGAGGGGCTGGCCCGCGTGGCAGCTGGCGGCGAGTTCGACGAGCAGTACCGGAACCTCCTTCCCGACGGGACGGTGCGCTGGCTGCATGCGCGGGCCTTTCCCGTGCGCGACGACAGCGGGGCGGTGGCGCGCGTGGTGGGGGTGTCGGACGACATCACCGAGCGCCGGCGCATCGAGGAGCAGCTTCGCCAGGTGCAAAAGCTGGAGGCGATCGGCCAGTTGGCCGGCGGGATCGCCCACGACTTCAACAACATCCTCGGCGCCATCCTCATCCAGACCGGGATGGCGCAATCGCTCCCCGGGCTCAGCGCCGAGGCGCGCGAGATCATGGCCGACGTGGAGTCGTCGGCGCAGCGCGCGGCCAACCTCACGCGCCAGCTCCTCCTCTTCTCGCGCAAGCAGGTGATGCAGCCGCGCGAGGTGGAACTCAACGACCTCGTGGCCACGCTGGCCCGCATGCTGCGCCGCGTCGTCCCCGAGGACGTACAGCTGCAACTCAAGATGCACCCGCGCTCGCTCCCCGTCGTTGGAGACCCGGGGATGCTGGAACAGGTGGTGATGAACCTCACGGTGAACGCGCGCGACGCCATGCCCACCGGCGGGCTCCTGGTCATCGAGACCTACGCGCGCGACCTCACCGCCGACGAGGTGCGCGCCTTCCCGGGAGTGGCGCCGGGACGGTTCCACGGCGTGAGCGTGCGCGACACCGGAACGGGAATCGCCCCCGAGGCGCGCCCCCACATCTTCGACCCGTTCTTCACCACCAAGGCCGTGGGCAAGGGGACGGGACTCGGGCTGGCCACGGCGTTCGGGATCGTCCAGCAGCATCGCGGCGTCATCTTCGTGCACTCGACGGTGGGTGTGGGCTCCACCTTCGAGATCCTCATCCCCGCCGCGGCCAGCGCGCGCGCGGCACCAGATGTCTCGGCACCACTCCCCGCTGCCTCGCCGCGTGGCGAGGCCACCATCCTTCTCGTCGAGGACGACGACTCACTGCGCAACGTGCTGCGCCGTGTCCTCGAGGAGCAGGGCTATCGTGTGCACACCGCACGCAGCGGCGTCGAGGCGCTGCGCGCGTGGCCGAGCTATGTGCCAACGCCCGACCTCCTCTTCACCGACATGGTGATGCCAGACGGCGTGGGAGGGTGCGAGTTGGCCAAGCAGCTGCAGGAACGGCACCCCGCGCTGCGCGTGATCTACAGCAGCGGCTACGATCCCGACGTGGGCTCGCATCGCACGCTGCTCGAGCCCGGCGTGAACTTCCTGCAGAAGCCGGCCACGCCGCGCGCCATTGCCGAGATCGTGGCGCGGATGCTGGCGCGGAAGAGCGATGTCGTTACTGACTGA
- a CDS encoding Na+/H+ antiporter yields the protein MPHFPPVIFAIAFAALVITLTALARRLPVPSPILQVMAGVAIGFIPGTALPPLDPEIVFFVFLPPILWAAAYFTSLREFKTNRRPIALLAVGLVLVTTVAIAIVARWLIPDLPWAVAVALGAIVSPPDAVAAAAVVSRLPVPRRVIVILEGESLVNDASALVLYRTAIAAAVTGVFSLGESIVRFFVDAGVGACIGLLVAWLVIRAARWTRDALAETVLTLTAPYVAWFAAESIHASAVLACVAGGLYLRQHFSTAVAPMSRVLSGAVWDLVVFLLNALIFVLLGLNVRSLLNDVSSGTLGSVVRAGLILGVVAIAVRLAWVPLATWLPRWLSAEVRRKDPSPNPRAIFLMAWTSMRGIVSLASALALPAVVAGGAPFPRRAELIVITMVVILLTLVVQGLTLDPIIRFFRFAPEHGHHQEERLARREALRRGSEALEDLAREPWADPADVEVLRQELRDRARAHNHHGGASEGRRRLRSGVIAAERRMLVRLRNEGTISDEVMRELEHELDLDAMRAGMGDRR from the coding sequence ATGCCGCACTTTCCTCCGGTCATCTTCGCGATCGCCTTTGCGGCGCTCGTCATCACGCTCACGGCGCTCGCCCGCCGTCTCCCGGTTCCGTCGCCCATTCTCCAGGTGATGGCCGGGGTGGCGATCGGCTTCATCCCGGGGACGGCGCTCCCGCCGCTCGACCCGGAGATCGTCTTCTTTGTCTTCCTCCCCCCCATCCTCTGGGCGGCGGCGTACTTCACATCGCTGCGCGAGTTCAAGACCAACCGGCGCCCCATCGCCCTCCTCGCGGTGGGGCTCGTCCTCGTGACGACGGTTGCCATCGCCATCGTCGCACGCTGGCTCATCCCCGACCTTCCGTGGGCGGTGGCGGTGGCGCTGGGGGCAATCGTCTCGCCGCCGGACGCAGTCGCCGCGGCCGCGGTGGTCTCGCGCCTCCCAGTCCCTCGGCGCGTGATCGTGATCCTCGAGGGGGAGAGCCTCGTCAACGACGCCTCGGCGCTCGTCCTCTATCGCACCGCCATCGCCGCCGCGGTCACGGGGGTCTTCTCGCTGGGCGAGTCGATCGTGCGCTTCTTCGTGGATGCCGGCGTGGGGGCCTGCATCGGATTGTTGGTCGCCTGGCTGGTGATCCGCGCCGCGCGCTGGACGCGCGACGCGCTTGCCGAGACGGTGCTCACGCTCACGGCGCCCTACGTTGCCTGGTTCGCCGCCGAGTCGATTCACGCCTCGGCCGTCCTGGCCTGCGTCGCCGGCGGGTTGTACCTGCGCCAGCACTTCTCCACGGCGGTCGCCCCCATGTCGCGGGTGCTGTCCGGTGCGGTGTGGGACCTGGTGGTTTTCCTCCTCAACGCGCTCATCTTCGTCCTCCTCGGACTAAACGTTCGCAGCCTCTTGAACGATGTCTCCTCCGGGACGCTGGGCTCGGTGGTCCGGGCCGGGCTGATCCTGGGCGTGGTGGCCATTGCGGTGCGACTCGCCTGGGTCCCTCTGGCCACCTGGCTCCCGCGCTGGCTGAGCGCCGAGGTGCGGCGCAAGGACCCGAGCCCCAACCCCCGCGCCATCTTCCTCATGGCGTGGACGAGCATGCGCGGCATCGTCTCGCTGGCCTCGGCGCTGGCGCTCCCCGCCGTTGTGGCTGGCGGCGCCCCGTTCCCGCGCCGCGCGGAACTCATCGTGATCACGATGGTCGTCATCCTCCTCACCCTCGTGGTGCAGGGACTCACCCTCGACCCCATCATCCGCTTCTTCCGCTTTGCGCCGGAACACGGGCACCACCAGGAGGAGCGCCTGGCCCGCCGCGAGGCGCTCAGGCGGGGGAGCGAGGCGCTGGAGGACCTGGCGCGCGAGCCGTGGGCCGACCCCGCCGACGTGGAGGTGCTGCGCCAGGAGCTGCGCGACCGCGCGCGGGCGCACAACCACCACGGTGGTGCCTCGGAGGGGCGCCGCCGGCTGCGCTCGGGCGTGATTGCCGCCGAGCGCCGCATGCTGGTGCGCCTGCGCAACGAGGGGACGATCTCCGACGAGGTGATGCGCGAACTGGAGCACGAACTCGACCTCGACGCGATGCGCGCCGGGATGGGCGATCGGCGTTAG
- a CDS encoding ABC transporter permease — protein MLRRSLRRLARAPGSSVAAIAAATIGIAISTMALAIADAALWRPLPFAGVNAVVVLSTRYTTPREGTVTARWSFPRLRHVREAARTVEHVTAWNPISLTLTGRAEPEVVAGEVVSRAYFALLGASPAMGRVFAPDEDVAGAPRPVVVLSAAFAQRLRRRGEDASLGGTITVNGHALTIVGIMPPRFRGLSGDAALWIPIVLAPVLTYPEYLTTPQDFITLLSRVRDGRSLDEVRREMAQLAVAAQRVQPTDEAAPDLTVSGWAESLGSARVRREARRAIPLVVTGGVLLFVLTLANLVALQLGRAVARRRETAVALAIGAPRRRLWLDHAADGVVLVSAAAIAALAAVVVALALLGPVDPIARLGRATLATHSAVTFDGRLIAWWCLTTVVALAVVGGIPAWWALRHASLDHLRDGARGAPASGLSRRRPGLAAAILVVEGALAMLLVTGAGQLLESYRRLQPVELGAEASHVLTFELQPSEVRIPPAAAPGFIDQVLDEVRRIPGVVAASVDGGAPLAGSARTGLHVVGRPDDARTGAPMVLRHYVGPEHFAALGIPLRAGRAFTPADRAGAPRVVIISQSSASAYFPAGDAIGQRVWFDGSTLTSPDSSAEIVGIVGDVTYDSPLGERTRASFYTPYAQFTYGWRVYFVRVQGEPRAFEREIRAAVGRVAPDLPLRNVRPLTEIVTSSRATSRVAAHASTLLAALALLLAACGTWAVVSHAIAQRRHDLAIRVAHGATRRRVVGLVLADGLWWPAVGLALGATAAVGSAGALRALLYGVAPGEPVIAMVRGIVFLAAATLACFIPAWSAARVDPMEVLRGE, from the coding sequence ATGCTCCGACGCTCCCTGCGCCGCCTCGCGCGCGCCCCCGGGTCGAGTGTGGCGGCCATCGCTGCCGCGACGATCGGCATTGCGATCTCCACGATGGCGTTGGCCATCGCCGACGCCGCCCTCTGGCGTCCGCTCCCTTTCGCGGGTGTGAATGCGGTGGTCGTCCTCTCGACGCGCTACACCACTCCGCGCGAGGGAACGGTCACCGCGCGTTGGTCATTCCCGCGTTTGCGGCATGTACGGGAGGCGGCGCGCACCGTCGAGCATGTCACCGCATGGAACCCCATCTCGCTCACGCTGACGGGGCGCGCCGAACCCGAGGTGGTCGCGGGGGAGGTGGTGTCGCGCGCGTACTTCGCCCTGCTGGGCGCCTCGCCAGCCATGGGGCGCGTCTTTGCACCTGACGAGGACGTTGCCGGCGCCCCGCGCCCCGTCGTCGTTCTCTCCGCCGCGTTCGCACAGCGCCTGCGACGCCGCGGCGAGGATGCGTCGCTGGGCGGGACGATCACGGTGAACGGCCACGCGCTTACCATCGTGGGGATCATGCCGCCGCGGTTCCGCGGCCTCTCCGGCGATGCCGCGCTCTGGATTCCCATCGTGCTCGCGCCGGTGCTCACGTATCCCGAGTACCTCACCACGCCGCAGGACTTCATCACGCTGCTCTCGCGGGTGCGCGACGGTCGGTCGCTGGACGAGGTGCGGCGCGAGATGGCGCAACTCGCCGTCGCGGCGCAACGCGTGCAGCCCACCGACGAGGCGGCGCCCGACCTCACCGTGAGCGGGTGGGCGGAGTCGTTAGGCTCGGCGCGCGTCCGCCGCGAGGCGCGCCGAGCCATTCCGCTCGTCGTCACTGGCGGCGTGCTGCTCTTCGTCCTCACGCTGGCCAACCTCGTCGCCTTGCAGCTGGGGCGGGCGGTGGCGCGCCGTCGCGAAACGGCGGTCGCCCTCGCCATCGGGGCGCCGAGGCGGCGACTCTGGCTGGACCACGCCGCCGACGGCGTCGTGCTGGTGAGTGCGGCCGCGATCGCGGCCCTGGCGGCGGTGGTGGTGGCGCTCGCGCTCCTTGGCCCCGTCGACCCGATTGCCCGGTTGGGGCGCGCGACACTCGCCACGCACTCGGCGGTGACGTTCGACGGGAGGCTCATCGCATGGTGGTGCCTGACGACGGTGGTGGCGCTGGCGGTGGTGGGAGGGATCCCGGCGTGGTGGGCGCTCCGGCACGCCTCGCTCGACCACCTGCGCGACGGCGCTCGAGGGGCTCCCGCCAGCGGACTCTCGCGGCGGCGCCCGGGGCTCGCCGCCGCGATCCTCGTCGTGGAGGGGGCGCTCGCCATGCTCCTCGTCACGGGGGCCGGGCAGTTGCTGGAAAGCTACCGTCGGCTGCAACCGGTGGAGCTGGGGGCCGAAGCGTCGCACGTACTGACCTTCGAGTTGCAGCCGTCGGAGGTGCGCATCCCGCCGGCGGCGGCTCCGGGCTTCATCGACCAGGTGCTCGACGAGGTGCGGCGCATTCCCGGTGTGGTGGCTGCCAGCGTCGATGGCGGCGCCCCGCTGGCCGGGAGCGCCCGGACGGGGCTGCACGTGGTGGGGCGCCCCGACGACGCGCGCACCGGCGCCCCGATGGTGCTGCGGCACTACGTGGGGCCCGAGCACTTCGCCGCGTTAGGCATCCCCCTGCGCGCCGGCCGCGCCTTCACCCCGGCCGACCGCGCCGGTGCGCCGCGCGTCGTGATCATCAGCCAATCGTCGGCGAGCGCGTACTTTCCCGCCGGCGACGCCATCGGGCAGCGCGTCTGGTTCGACGGGAGCACGCTCACCTCGCCCGACTCCAGCGCCGAGATCGTGGGGATCGTGGGCGACGTGACCTATGATTCACCGCTCGGCGAGCGCACGCGAGCCTCGTTCTACACGCCGTATGCGCAGTTCACGTACGGCTGGCGCGTCTACTTCGTGCGCGTGCAGGGCGAGCCCCGGGCGTTCGAACGGGAGATCCGCGCCGCGGTGGGGCGCGTGGCCCCCGACCTCCCCCTGCGTAACGTGCGGCCACTGACCGAGATCGTGACCTCCTCGCGCGCCACCTCGCGCGTCGCCGCGCACGCGTCGACGCTTCTCGCCGCGCTGGCGCTCCTCCTCGCGGCGTGCGGCACGTGGGCGGTTGTCTCTCACGCCATCGCGCAACGCCGGCACGACCTCGCCATCCGCGTGGCGCACGGAGCCACGCGCAGGCGCGTGGTAGGGCTGGTCCTCGCCGACGGGCTCTGGTGGCCGGCGGTGGGGCTCGCGTTAGGCGCGACTGCTGCGGTGGGAAGCGCCGGTGCGCTCCGCGCCCTGCTCTATGGTGTGGCCCCGGGCGAGCCGGTCATCGCCATGGTCCGCGGGATCGTGTTCCTTGCCGCCGCGACGCTCGCCTGTTTCATCCCGGCCTGGTCCGCGGCGCGCGTCGACCCGATGGAGGTGTTGCGCGGGGAGTGA
- a CDS encoding transposase — translation MSEQTGRVRPGRRAKGRQFTADEKLKVLEEARAPGATVAEVLRRYQLEGTTFYRWEREAKAAMREALGGKPRTRDAEVREKDLEIARLQAELETKRRVISEVVEENLALKRGR, via the coding sequence ATGAGTGAGCAGACGGGCCGGGTACGGCCGGGACGGCGCGCGAAGGGGCGGCAGTTCACGGCGGATGAAAAGCTCAAGGTCCTTGAGGAGGCACGGGCACCAGGGGCGACGGTCGCCGAAGTGCTCCGGCGCTATCAGCTCGAAGGGACGACGTTCTATCGCTGGGAGCGCGAGGCCAAGGCCGCGATGCGTGAGGCGTTAGGCGGCAAGCCCCGCACGCGCGATGCCGAGGTCCGGGAGAAGGACCTCGAGATCGCCCGGTTGCAGGCCGAGCTCGAGACGAAGCGCCGGGTAATCTCCGAAGTGGTCGAGGAGAACCTGGCGCTAAAAAGGGGGCGCTGA
- a CDS encoding IS3 family transposase (programmed frameshift), producing MANRRRRYSREFKVEAVRLVAERRVTMAQAARELGVHVNVLRNWVREYRDDPQQALPGVGQQKRDDAEVTALRREVARLKMERDILKKAGGLLRQGVDVKFGFVATHRGIWPVDVQCEALGVSRSGFYAWCERPRSQRARTDAELLQTIRVSFAASDSTYGVRRMLDEVRAAGHVCGRSRVARLMREAGLRARPRRRAKPTDPSDRLLHHVAPNTLARDFTATAPNQKWVADFTYVWTHEGWLYVAVVLDLFSRRVVGWAMQSSMTSQLVTDALLMAVWRRGPSGAMLHHSDQGSQYTSETFQRLLAELGIACSMSRAGNVWDNAVMESFFSTLKIERCHRQPYLTRDAARADIFDYIERFYNLTRRHSALSNQSPIDFERLQAVA from the exons ATGGCCAATCGACGGAGACGGTATAGCCGGGAGTTTAAGGTGGAAGCGGTTCGCCTGGTCGCAGAACGCCGGGTGACGATGGCGCAGGCGGCTCGAGAGCTCGGGGTGCATGTGAACGTGCTGCGGAACTGGGTGCGTGAGTACCGCGACGATCCCCAGCAGGCGCTTCCTGGAGTCGGCCAGCAGAAGCGCGACGACGCGGAAGTGACGGCGCTGCGTCGTGAGGTCGCGCGCCTGAAGATGGAGCGCGACATCCTAAAAAAAGCCG GCGGCCTACTTCGCCAAGGAGTCGATGTGAAGTTCGGCTTCGTGGCGACACACCGAGGGATCTGGCCGGTCGACGTGCAATGCGAGGCGCTCGGGGTCTCGCGCAGTGGATTCTATGCGTGGTGCGAGCGCCCGCGCAGTCAGCGCGCGCGCACGGATGCCGAGTTGTTGCAGACGATTCGGGTCAGCTTCGCCGCGTCGGACTCGACGTATGGTGTGCGCCGCATGCTCGACGAGGTGCGCGCTGCTGGTCATGTGTGCGGGCGGTCGCGCGTGGCGCGGTTGATGCGCGAAGCAGGGCTGCGCGCCCGCCCGCGGCGACGAGCCAAACCCACGGACCCAAGCGACCGGCTGCTCCACCACGTGGCCCCCAACACGCTCGCCCGCGACTTCACCGCCACGGCGCCTAATCAGAAATGGGTGGCGGACTTCACGTATGTCTGGACGCACGAAGGGTGGCTCTACGTGGCGGTCGTTCTGGATCTCTTCTCGCGCCGCGTCGTGGGCTGGGCGATGCAATCGTCGATGACGAGTCAGCTGGTCACCGATGCGCTGCTGATGGCCGTCTGGCGCCGCGGGCCCAGCGGAGCGATGCTCCACCATTCGGATCAAGGCAGTCAGTACACCAGCGAGACGTTCCAACGGCTGCTCGCGGAACTCGGCATCGCCTGCAGCATGAGCCGCGCCGGGAACGTGTGGGACAATGCCGTGATGGAGAGCTTCTTCTCCACCCTCAAGATCGAGCGGTGCCACCGGCAACCGTACCTCACGCGTGATGCTGCTCGTGCCGACATCTTTGACTACATCGAACGCTTCTACAACCTCACGCGGAGGCATTCCGCACTCAGCAACCAAAGTCCCATCGACTTCGAACGACTGCAGGCAGTAGCTTGA